From the Mammaliicoccus sciuri genome, the window GATATGAATTGAAACATAAACCATTACTCGTAGCTGTTCAACCTGAGCATGTGAAACATATGGCGATGCTTATTAACAATTGGACAGACGATATCGTTATAAGTAGCCGTGATTTTTCATTATTAACTGAAGAAGATAAAGCGTTTATTGAAAGTAAACATATCACATTAGTGGAAAGCGAAGTAGCGGAATTTAAACATCATGAAGGACAAATTAATGAAGTTATCTTTAAAAATGGTGAACGTATCAATAGAAGCGGTGCAATCATTGGTGTGAAGTGGGATACTGATTTTGAATTTTTAAAAGCGTCCGATATTGAAAGAGAAGACAACGGAAAAATAAAAATTAATGAGTTAGGTGAATCATCTATACCAGGATTGTTTGTAGCAGGTGAAAGTAAAGATTTCATGGCATCTCAACTAATAGACGCAGCAGCAAATGGTAATCAAGTCGCAAAATTTGTAGCAATGCAAATCATTATGGAATCATAAATAAAAACAGGCTGGGACATAATGTAATGTCTTAGCCTGTTTTAGAATGCTTATTTTTTAGTTATTTTAATATTAATTTCAAAGTCACCAAATTGAACATTGCGATGTTCAGAATCTGAAGTTGGTTGAAGTATTGTATTCTCAACTCTGCATAATTCTTGGATTAAAGCGTTCTTCTTCTGAGTCTTACCTATTGAACCTGAATAACTTCTTGGTGGATTTGCCTGCAATTCTAATAGTTCTGATAAAATATCGTCTCTTGTTCTCATATTTATTGCCTCCTAATTTGATAGTTACAATAAAACAGCTCATCTTAAGATTAAGAAGAGCTGTTTAGAGAATCTTCTTATCTTTCAAGTTAAACTTGTTGGATTTAGCACAGTACATACGCCTGTTGCTGAGGTTTCATCGGGCCAATTCCCTCCGCCTACTCTTAATAAGACTACGAGCTATTTTATTGTTTCTTAATCATAACGAATTAATTGTATTTTGCCTAATTTTTAAAATCTAAATGTTTAAAAGGTTTGAGGTGGTCTATATATTAACTGAATATGAAGCATAGGAGGAATAGATTATGAAGTATAAAATGCTTTCTTTATTGTTGTCAGCAGGTATCGTGTTAGCAGCATGTGGTAATGGTGACGGTGATAACAATGATAAAAAAGAAAATCAAAATGATGAAAAAACAGAACAAACAACTAAAGAAAATAGTAACGACGATCAAAATACAGATGACCAAGATTCAGACGATGATCAAAACACAGATGATGATCAAAGTTCAGACAAAGCAACTAAAAATACAGTTAAATGGGATGACATTAAAGTCTCTCCTGAAGATGCTGTAAAAGCTGCACAAAAAGAATCAAAAGGTGAACTTAAAGATCTATCTTTTGAAAAAGAAACAGGCGAGTGGAGTTATAAAGTTGAATTAGCTGATGGAACAAATGAAAATAAAGTACTGATAAATGCAGATGATAAATCTGTTACGAATGTTGAAAAAGAACAAGAAGATAGTGATGATAATGATCAAACATTCAAATTATCAGATGTTGCTAAATTCGAAGATGCACTTAAAGTAGCACGAGACAAAGCTAAAGGTGATATTAAAGAATGGTCACTAAGTGAAGATAATGGCAAACTTGTTTATTCTATTGAGTTAAAAGAAGGTAATAAAGAATCAACAGAATTTACAATTGATGCTAAGTCTAAAGAAATTCTTGAACAAGAAACAGATTAATTTATTAAGAACATAGGATAATTCATTTTATCCTATGTTTTTTTATGTTTATTTATTGATTATCATTCTCAATTAGCATTTCGCATGAAGTTTGAAAAAATTTCATTACATAAATACTATAGGTACAGCCTTATATTTGTATTTTCTATGAATTCTATAAAATTTTTATTGACTATTGCACATTATAGGCATAAATTAAAGATAATAATGATAATCAATTAGATAGGAAGTGTTATGATGAAAAAGTTAGCAACAACTTTATTAGCAAGTACTTTAATTTTAACAGCGTGTGGGAATAGCGCTGATAAGAAAGAAAATGAAGATAAAAAAGAAACAAAGGAAACGAAAAAGTCTGAAAAAGCGGATTTCTCTAAAGAAACTAAAGCTTATAAAGATTTTACAACAGAACAATTAGATAAATTCTTAGCTGATACTGAAAAGTTCGTTGAAGCGGTTAAAGCAGACGATATCGAAAAAGCTAAAGAAATTTATCCTAAAGCGCGTATGTACTATGAAAGATCTGAGCCAGTTGCTGAAAGTTTCGGTGATTTAGATCCGAAAATTGATGCACGTTTAGCAGATATGAAAGAAGAAAATAAAGAAGACGAATGGTCAGGTTACCACAAAATTGAAAAAGCATTATGGGAAGATAATACAACTAAAGATATGGCACCAGTTGCTGATCAATTATTAAAAGACACTAAAGAGTTACGTGCAAAAGTAGATACAGTAGATGTGACACCTAAATTAATGTTACAAGGTTCAATCGACTTATTAAATGAAGTATCTAGCTCAAAAATTACAGGTGAAGAAGAAATTTATTCACACACAGATTTATATGACTTTAAAGCAAACATCGAAGGGGCAGAAAAAATCTTTGAAATATTTAAAGATAAAGTAGCAGATAAAGATAAAAAGCTTGCTGATACAACTCAAGAAAGATTCGATAATGTTAATAAATTATTAGATCAATATAAGACTAAAGATGGTGGATATGAAGACTATACGAAACTATCTAAAGATGAAACGAAAAAACTTTCTGAAGCTGTTGATAAATTAGGGGAATCTTTAAGTCAAATGGCTGTTATTACGGAGTGATGATTGATGTCTAATAATGAAAATCATATAGCTAGAAGAGATTTTCTAAAACTCGCTGGTGTTGGTGGTGCAGGTCTACTGATAGGTTCTACAGGTGTAGGCGGTACTTTTCTTGCATCTCAATACTTTGCTAAAGATAAAACAGGCGTAAAAAATAAAATCAATTTCTATGGTAAATATCAGTCTGGCATCACGACAGAACAACAAAAACACATTTACTTTGTCGTTCTAAGCATTAATAAAATGTCAATTTTAGATGTTAAAGAAATGTTTAAAGTATGGACAAATTATAGTGTTCATTTAATGAATGGTGAATATGTAAAAGAGATTGGTAAAAACAAAATGTTACCAAGTCCAGATACAGGGGAGACGATTGGCTTAGACGCCAGTCGTCTGTCTCTTACTTTTGGTATAAGCCCTTCATTCTTTGAAAAAGTTGGATTGAAAAAGCATAAACCAGATTTATTAAAAGATTTACCACATTTTCCTAAAGATCAAATTGATGAAGACTATTCAGGTGGAGACATTTGTATACAAGCATGCTCAGATGATCCACAAGTTAATTTTCATGCCATTAGAAATTTAATTAGAGTGGCTAAAGGTGAAGTTTCAATGAAGTGGAGCCAAGCAGGATTTAACTCATTTGAAGAAAAGGATGGTAAGAAAGAAACACCTAGAAATTTATTCTCTTTTAAAGATGGAACAGGTAATCCTAATGTCCAAAATAAAAGTGATTTGAATGAATACGTCTTTATACAAGATGGTTGGGCTAAAAATGGTTCATATTTAGTCGCAAGAAGAATTCAAATGTTGTTAGAAACATGGGATAGAACGGCTTTAGGTGAACAAGAAGCCACATTTGGTAGATACCGTCATTCTGGTGCGCCAATTGGTAAAGAAAAAGAATTTGATACATTTGACCCTGATATAAAAGATAAAAATGGCGAGAACTTGATAGAAAAAGAATCGCATGTCAGTTTAGCAAAAGCATCTAAAACGAATTTATTAAGAAGATCTTTTTCATATTCAGATGGTATAAACGCAAACACAGGTGCTTTTGATGCAGGATTACTCTTCCTAGCATTTCAAAAATCACCGGAACAATTTATTAAAATCCAAAATAAAATGGGTGCTATTGATAAATTAAATGAATATATTACACATCGAGGTTCAGGTATTTTTCTATGTTTACCAGGTGTCCAAGAAGGAGGATATTTAGGTGAAACGTTATTCAATCGTATTTAGTTTAGTTGCAATACTATTTATGCTACTATCTTTGACCGCTAAAGCAGAAACGAGCTTAAGCGATATTTATATTAGTGTGACAGATGCCAAATCTGCGATACAAGATAAAGACGAAAAGGCATTCGACAAGCATTTCAAAGAGATTAAAGATAATTGGCAAAGTACGAATAAAAAAGACCATAAACTTGTGAAAAAAATAGATCAAGATATCGAAAAAATTGAAAAAACAACGTCTCAAAAAGATAGAGAAAGTGCGCTAAATACACTGACTTCTGATTTAATTGATTATGAAAAAGTATTAAATCCTGTTGATAAAAAGAAGAAACGAGATCAGTTACAAAATGAAATGCAGCCATTGATTAAAAATATAACAAAGGCGATCTCAGATAAAGATTTTGAAAAAGCAAAAACGATTAACAATCAATTAAATGCGACTTGGACAAAGAATGAAAAAATTGTTCGAGAAGAAGATATTGGCAGATATGGTCAAGTTGAAACTGCATTAATGTTTACAAGAATTGAATTAACGAAAGATAAAGTAGATGCGAATAGTGCACAAATGCAAGTCGATCAATTGAAAAAAGAACTTGATGATTATCATGCAGGGAAAAAATCAGATGCTAAAACAAGTGATCAAGATGTTAACATTTTAAATGAACATTTAGATACTGCGATTAAAAATATCAAAAATGATGATTTAGCTAAATCAAAGCAAGCGTTACAACAATTTATTATTGCATGGCCAAATGTTGAGAGTGAAATTAGCACGAGAAATGGTGCGTTGTACACTAAAATAGAACAAAAAATTCCTCAATATGCAGGTCAACTTGATGAAGATAATAAAGATGATATTGGTAGCCAATTAGAAACGCTCAATCAAGAAATTAAATCAACCATTTCTAAGACGAGCTATACATTTTGGGATGCAGCTTTAATCTTATTACGTGAAGGTGTAGAAGCACTGCTCATTATAATGGCGTTACTTACTGTAACACGTAAATCTGAACAAACAAAAGCATCAAGATGGATTGTTACAGGTAGTGTCATTGGTATTGTATTAAGTATTGCGTTAGCTTTCATATTTAAAGCGATATTTGAAAACTTAGGTTCAACAAGAGAATTAACAGAAGGTTTAGTAGGTATTGGATCTGTGATATTAATGATCATCGTAGGTATCTGGTTGCACTCTAAATCTAGTTTAGATTCGTGGCAGAACTTCATCAACAAAAATATGGATAAAGCTATGTCTACAGGAAGTATCGTTACTTTCGGGTTAGTCGCTTTCCTATCCGTATTTAGAGAAGGTGCAGAGACGATTATCTTCTATTTAGGTATCGTTGGGAAAATCTCAACATGGTCATTAATATTAGGTATAATCGTCGCATCCGTCATACTGTCGTTAATCGCAATCTTCTTTAACCAAATTACAAAATGGATACCAATACATCGCTTATTCTTAATCATGTCATTATTCATATTTATATTGGCATTTAAAATATTAGGCGTAAGTATTCATACATTACAAATATTAAACATAGTACCACAACATACAATTAATCACTTACCATTTATAGACTTAATAGGATTTTATCCAACATACGAAACATTGATACCACAATTAGCATTAGTCATTTTAGTTGTGATTTACTACACAATGAGTAAGAAAAAATAGAGTAATTTTAAAACGCTAAGACAAGCCATTTGTCTTAGCGTTTTTTAGTTTGTCATCAAAGACTTAAAATTTAGTGGCATTTTTTATGCGCATGCTTTCCGTGGGCATGTTCTCAGCCTGTAGTCTTCGAATCATGCTGTTCCCGCAGGAGTCAGCGCTAAAAAATACCATTTGAAATGATTTATGTTTCAGATGTAGTACTTAAAAATCAATTTAGTTTTCGTGGTAATTGACATAATAAACTTGATCAATAAATTCTTGTATGAGTTCATCTTCATATTTGTCTGCTAACTTCTCACTCATCTTTTCATCTAAAATTATATTGTCACTTATATAATCTTGATAATGTCCAATTTCATGTGCTAATATTCTTAAAATATTTAAATCACTATCAAAAAGTGACATTTCTTTTTTTAATTGTTCATAGCTATGTGTGGAAACGACTATTCTTGGATACTTAAATAAAGATTTGGGATATTGGAAGTAACCATAAGAATCTTCGAGTTCTTTATGCGTAATATGAATATTAACTTTTAAAGGGAATTCCAATTCTTTTTTAATGAAATTTCTAAATTGTACAAAAGCCTTCTTTAAATGAGCACTTATTTCAGAATCAAACTTCAACGTAAGTCCATCTTTATAAAGTGTAGAACTATTATTATGACAAAATAAATATTTGTAAGTTAAATAATAACTGTATTTTCTAATGTTATATTCAAATCGGTCAAAATGATCAATGAGTTCTTTATGTGTAACTTTTTCGTACTCTAAAGTATAGAATTGTGCGATATGATAATTTAAATCATATAAAATTTCAGAAAGTGCATATTCCAATCTGTTTACAATAATGTTATTGCTCTTCTTAGCCACAAGACATTCTTCAATATTATATAAAGAATAATATATATGACGATTATCAAAGTCTACTTGGCAATCTGAAAGATAACCATAAGAACTTATTGGAGCATCATGGATAATAATTTTAATGCTTTGATTTAATATGTTATTTCTATTTATCCATTTAATATAATTATTGATGCTTTGAACTATACTTATGTGATTACTTTTATTTATTACTGTTATTTTATTCATCTTCATCATCCTCAAACACTTCTTACAATAAATTATCTATACATTCCAAATATTGTCAATTGAATCTCGCAACCTTTCATGACATTTGTCATATGATATTCGTGACAGTTTGTACTTATAACGGGTGGTGTGATTTTTTATAATATAGGTAACTTATAAAGGACGGTGATGATTGTGATTGATGTTCAAAATGTAACGAAAATCTATAATCAGACAAAAGTTGTGAGTGATGTTTCTTTTCAAATTAATGAGGGTGAATGTACGGCTTTAATTGGTCCGAATGGTGCTGGTAAGTCTACTTTGATTGATATGATTATTGGGGACAGACATCCTAATGACGGGCAAATTATTAGTGATAATCAACAATTAGATAAGAAGCGGATGGGTATTTTGTTTCAAACGACGGCTTTTCCGGATGTGATGAAAGTTAAGGAGTTGTTTTATCTTTTTAAGTCTTTTTATAAAGATACGATTTCGATAGAAACTTTTAAAGAAATTACTCGATTTGATAATGATAAACTTGAACAATTTGCTGCTAAATTATCTGGTGGTGAACGCAGAATATTGGATTTTACATTATCTATTATTGGGAAACCGGACTTTGTCATTTTGGATGAGCCGACAAGTGCGATGGATACTGAAATGAGAAAGCATTTTTGGAAAGTGATTGAGGAAATGAAACAAGAAGGTAAAACGATATTTTATACTTCTCATTATATTGAGGAAGTTGAAAGAATGGCTGACCGTGTTGTTGTACTTAATAAAGGTGAGCTTGTTATGGATAGTACACCAAGAGCGATACGTCATAGCGAAAATAAAACGATGATTCAAATTCCTTTATCGAAAAAAGAAGTGGTGAATATTCTTAAAAATGTTTCGGTTGAAGCATCTAAAGATATGCTCATCATTACGACTGAAGATGTAAATCCTGTTATTAAAGCATTTATAGACTATGGCATTGATTTTAATGAGGTAGAAATTATTAAAGAGTCATTGATGGATACGATCTTTTCAAAAAATGAAGAAAGGGTTTGATGAGATATGTTATGGGCGTATTTTAAATCTGAATTGTTATTGTTAACTAGAAAAAAATCATATTTAATACTTTCGATTATGTTGCCGTTAGTATTTTATTTAATATTCACAGCACTATTGGATTTACCTAAAGAATACGAAGCTAAATTTTATAAAGAATATATGTTTAGTATGGCGACGTTCAGTTTAAGTAGTTTCTGTATCATGACATTTCCATTAGAGATGATAGAAGATAAGAAAATAGGATGGTCTAAAAATTTATTCAAAACACCTTTATCACCAAGTTATTACTATGTAGGGAAAGTAATGAAACTCATGTGCATGTTTTGTTTAGCCATTATCGCATTATTTTTAACAGGTGCTTTTTATAAAGGTGTTGAAATGTCAGCAGGTGAATGGATTGGCTCAGGATTGATGTTATGGGTTGGATCTAGCATGTTTTTATCAATGGGTGTTCTTATATCTCAAATTAAAGATATCCAAAAAGCTAGTGCTATTGCGAATATCATATATTTAGGGTTTGCTGTATTGGGAGGACTTTGGTTCCCAACAGATCAGTTTCCAGATTGGCTAAAGCACGTATCGTATGCAACACCTACTTATAATTTAAGAGAACTTTCTTTATCTGTGACAACTCAAGGTGGTATACACTTTGTTTCACTTCTTATATTGGCAATTTATTGTATACTGTTTATAAGTATTGCGTTGATTATACGTAAAAAGACGGAAGTGGTTTAATGACATTAATAGAAAGAATTAAAGAGAATCCTATAGGTTCATCAAACTTAATTTATCTCATCTTTCCGATATTGAGTTTAACAGTACTTGGTTATAAAGGATCTTTATGGAGCGGTATATTGGTTACCGCTCTATTTACGATAAGTTACTTAATGATGATTTATGTAGATTTATCTAAAAGGCGCATGCTTAGAAGAATACTTTTAATGGTTCATTTTTTAGGTATATTTTATTTTGTAGATTTTTTTAATGCTTCACATTTATTATTCTTTTTCTATGCAGCTTATATTATTCCATATGTCTTTCAAACTAAAATGAAATCTATCGAAGTATTAATGTATATTGTGTCGTTTATGATTGCTATTTATATTATTGCGGTTGATCATAGAGACTATTTAATTATTATGATACCTATGAGTATTGTCATTATATTTATTCTGTTTGGAAATTTTAAAGCGTTAGAATCTGAACAGTTAAAAGAAGAAATTAGAAGTAAAAATGAACATATCAATACGTTAATTGCTGAACAAGAGCGAAATCGAATCGGACAAGATTTACACGATACGTTAGGTCATGTATTTGCGAGTTTAAGTATTAAATCTGAACTTGCGATGAAATTAGTGGATAAAGATATTGATAAAGCGAAAGAAGAAATGGCGTCTGTGAATGAATTATCTAAAGAAGCACTTGTTAAAGTAAGAGCAATTGTAGATGATTTAAAGTTGCAATCTTTTGAAGAAGAAGTGAAGACGATGGAAACATTGTTAGAAAATGCAAACTTATCGTTTGAATTTAACAATGCTGACAGAGCTCAATCACTCAGTCCAACTCGACAATCAGCCCTGTCAATGATTTTGAGAGAAGCGGTTAACAATGTCATTAAGCATGCACAGGCTACTAAAGTAACGGGTGAAATCGTTGAAGAAAATAAACATTTAACATTGGTAATCATAGATGACGGCATAGGTATGAAACACATTGATGAAGATGATTTTAAGAGTATCAAATATCGTGTTCATGCATTAAATGGCCAATTAAAAGTAAGTAATTTAAGTAAGGGATTAAAAATGACGATCACATTGCCTAGAGGGGATGACACATTATGATATCAATTGTTATAGCAGAAGACCAAGAAATGTTACGGAAAGCCATGGTTCAATTGATGGAACTGAATGATGAATTAAGTATTTTAGGAGACTTTTCAAATGGAGAAGATGCGTTGGAAGGAATTCAAAGTCTTGAACCAGATCTAGCAATACTAGATGTCGAAATGCCTAAAATGACAGGATTAGAAGTATTGAAAAAAGTAAAAGATTCAAACTTAAATACGAAAGTCATCATCGTTACAACTTTTAAAAGACCTGGATATTTTGAAAGTGCAGTAGCAAACGATGTTGATGCATACGTATTGAAAGAACGATCAATCGATGAACTCGTTGAAACAATTAAAAATGTGATGGACGGTAAGAAAGAATATAGTGAATCTTTAATGACATCAATGTTTAAAGATAGAAATCCATTAAGCCCGAAAGAACAACTCGTATTAAAAGAAATAGGCAAAGGCTTATCCAGTAAAGAAATATCAAAAGAATTATATTTATCAGACGGCACAATTAGAAACTATACATCGATAATTATAGATAAATTAGAAGCAGATAACCGATTTGACGCATGGCAGAAAGCAATCGAAAAAGATGGATATAGATAGGTGCAAGGGTAGTAGAGGTAAGTAGAGCTTAGTGGGGAATTTCTGGACCGATACGAAAATTTACCGGTCCATAAACGAGAAATATGGACCGATAAAAGTCAAGTCCATATGTTTGTGTAATATCTTTAGAATGTAATCAACCTTTGGTTTTTTAATGAATCGAACAACTATATTTGTTTTGAAGTTTAAACAGATATAGTTGTTTGATCACTACTTATTTTTTAAAAAATAAGTAGCTTAATTAAGCGATAAATGGTCTGTTAGACTTATCAAATCTTTCTTGAATATCCATAAGTACTGCGCCAATTAATCTAAAAGCTGAATCTAGATTAGGGAATGTTTTAACTATTTTTTCTCGTTTTCTGAGTTGCATATTAATATTTTCAACTGAATTAGTAGTTCTTAGATTTTTATGATGTTGAGCAGGAAATCTATAGAATTGTGAGGCATCTTCGAAGCCTTCATCCAATATTTTAATAGCTTCCACATACTTAGGATTACTTTCATATTGTGCAATGAATTCATCTTTGAGCTGAACAGCGTGACGATATGTTGGTGCTTGGAATATTGATTTAAGTAACATTCTAGCTTCTTTAGAGTTCTTTTTAGGAAATCTCTCTACAATATTTTTAAGAAAATGGAATGTACAACGTTGCCAAGATGAATCAATAAACTGTGACTTAATAGATTTAATAAGTCCAGAATGCGCATCAGAGATAATAAGTTCAGGTGTTGTTAAACCACGCATTCTTAAGTCTTCAAAAAACTCTGACCAAGCTAATTCTGACTCTTGATTAGAAATTTTAAAGCCAATAATGTCGCGTTTTCTATTTTCGTTGATACCCATAGCGATATAAACACCTTTAGAAACAATTTTATTATTCTCTCTTACCTTAATGTGCATAGCATCAACAAATACATACTTATACTGATGACTAACAATAGGTCTACCAGCCCATTCTTTAATTTCAGGATCTAGGTTTTTTATTACGCCTGAAACAGTTGATTTAGACACAGATTTTCCCGTTAGGGATTCCACAATTTTATTAACATTTCTAGTTGAAACACCATTAATGTATGCTTCTGTCATCGCTAAAATAAGCGATTGGTCAGAACGCGAATATTGATTAAATACTTCAGTTGTAAATTCACCGTCACGTGTTCTTGGAACTTTTAATGTCAGATTGCCAATAGGCATCAGGAAATCACGCTCATAATAGCCATTACGTTGTGCGTTTCTTCCTGAATTCTTTTGTTTATATCCAGCATTAACATACTTGTCTCTTTCCATTTCCATGTATGCATTTATGACAGTCATAGCTATTGTTTTCATAGACGCATTCATATCACTTCCAAAAATAGCACTTGCCAATTCTTCATAATCTAAGTTAACATTTAATTGAGTCATATATAGTCACCTCTACAATTTTTTCTTAGTCGATTACATTGTACCAAAGTGAGCTATATGTGGCTCTTTTTTTATTACACAATTATATGGACATATTCCCGATAAAAATAAATATCGACCCGAAAACGGGATTTTCAGTCCGATAAAAATAAATATCGACCCGAAAACGAGATTTACAGTCCGATAAAATAAAATATGATGTGAACCCAAATATTTGAACTAAACAAATCAAAATATTGGGGTGCATTCTAATGAGGAAAAAATATGAATTTAAATTCAAACTAAAACTTGTAAAAGAATATTTAGAAGGACATCAAAGTTATAGAACAATTGCTTTAAAATATGGTATTTCAAGTTGGTCTGTCCTTCGGATTTGGGTCAATCAATATAAAGAGTTTGGAGAAGAAGGTTTAGAAATAAAAAGTAGAAATACTGTTTATACTAGCGAATTTAAATTATCTGTTTTAAAATTTAGACAAGAAAATATGTTGTCTTATCAAGATACTGCGAATCACTTTAGAATTATTAATCCTATTATCATTGCCAATTGGCAACATCAATTTGATGAAAAGTGTCGTCTTGATATAGATAATAAACAAAAGGGACGATCTCACACTATGACTAAAAAACGATCTAAATCAGATAATAAAAATTTACCTTTAAATGAAAATGAACGTGAAGAACTTGAAAGACTTAGAAATGAAAATGAGACGTTAAAGGCAGGTATAGCTTATCAAAAAAAGTTACAAGCCTTGACCGACATTTACGGAAGCAAAAATCAGAAATAGTAAAGGTCATTAAGGAACTAAATGAAACATATAATATACGATTAAGTATCTTATTTAAAGTCGCTCAAATAGCTAAATCTGTATAC encodes:
- a CDS encoding sensor histidine kinase, with product MTLIERIKENPIGSSNLIYLIFPILSLTVLGYKGSLWSGILVTALFTISYLMMIYVDLSKRRMLRRILLMVHFLGIFYFVDFFNASHLLFFFYAAYIIPYVFQTKMKSIEVLMYIVSFMIAIYIIAVDHRDYLIIMIPMSIVIIFILFGNFKALESEQLKEEIRSKNEHINTLIAEQERNRIGQDLHDTLGHVFASLSIKSELAMKLVDKDIDKAKEEMASVNELSKEALVKVRAIVDDLKLQSFEEEVKTMETLLENANLSFEFNNADRAQSLSPTRQSALSMILREAVNNVIKHAQATKVTGEIVEENKHLTLVIIDDGIGMKHIDEDDFKSIKYRVHALNGQLKVSNLSKGLKMTITLPRGDDTL
- a CDS encoding ABC transporter ATP-binding protein, translating into MIVIDVQNVTKIYNQTKVVSDVSFQINEGECTALIGPNGAGKSTLIDMIIGDRHPNDGQIISDNQQLDKKRMGILFQTTAFPDVMKVKELFYLFKSFYKDTISIETFKEITRFDNDKLEQFAAKLSGGERRILDFTLSIIGKPDFVILDEPTSAMDTEMRKHFWKVIEEMKQEGKTIFYTSHYIEEVERMADRVVVLNKGELVMDSTPRAIRHSENKTMIQIPLSKKEVVNILKNVSVEASKDMLIITTEDVNPVIKAFIDYGIDFNEVEIIKESLMDTIFSKNEERV
- the efeO gene encoding iron uptake system protein EfeO, yielding MKKLATTLLASTLILTACGNSADKKENEDKKETKETKKSEKADFSKETKAYKDFTTEQLDKFLADTEKFVEAVKADDIEKAKEIYPKARMYYERSEPVAESFGDLDPKIDARLADMKEENKEDEWSGYHKIEKALWEDNTTKDMAPVADQLLKDTKELRAKVDTVDVTPKLMLQGSIDLLNEVSSSKITGEEEIYSHTDLYDFKANIEGAEKIFEIFKDKVADKDKKLADTTQERFDNVNKLLDQYKTKDGGYEDYTKLSKDETKKLSEAVDKLGESLSQMAVITE
- a CDS encoding response regulator transcription factor — its product is MISIVIAEDQEMLRKAMVQLMELNDELSILGDFSNGEDALEGIQSLEPDLAILDVEMPKMTGLEVLKKVKDSNLNTKVIIVTTFKRPGYFESAVANDVDAYVLKERSIDELVETIKNVMDGKKEYSESLMTSMFKDRNPLSPKEQLVLKEIGKGLSSKEISKELYLSDGTIRNYTSIIIDKLEADNRFDAWQKAIEKDGYR
- a CDS encoding PepSY domain-containing protein, whose amino-acid sequence is MKYKMLSLLLSAGIVLAACGNGDGDNNDKKENQNDEKTEQTTKENSNDDQNTDDQDSDDDQNTDDDQSSDKATKNTVKWDDIKVSPEDAVKAAQKESKGELKDLSFEKETGEWSYKVELADGTNENKVLINADDKSVTNVEKEQEDSDDNDQTFKLSDVAKFEDALKVARDKAKGDIKEWSLSEDNGKLVYSIELKEGNKESTEFTIDAKSKEILEQETD
- a CDS encoding ABC transporter permease, whose translation is MLWAYFKSELLLLTRKKSYLILSIMLPLVFYLIFTALLDLPKEYEAKFYKEYMFSMATFSLSSFCIMTFPLEMIEDKKIGWSKNLFKTPLSPSYYYVGKVMKLMCMFCLAIIALFLTGAFYKGVEMSAGEWIGSGLMLWVGSSMFLSMGVLISQIKDIQKASAIANIIYLGFAVLGGLWFPTDQFPDWLKHVSYATPTYNLRELSLSVTTQGGIHFVSLLILAIYCILFISIALIIRKKTEVV
- a CDS encoding FTR1 family iron permease translates to MKRYSIVFSLVAILFMLLSLTAKAETSLSDIYISVTDAKSAIQDKDEKAFDKHFKEIKDNWQSTNKKDHKLVKKIDQDIEKIEKTTSQKDRESALNTLTSDLIDYEKVLNPVDKKKKRDQLQNEMQPLIKNITKAISDKDFEKAKTINNQLNATWTKNEKIVREEDIGRYGQVETALMFTRIELTKDKVDANSAQMQVDQLKKELDDYHAGKKSDAKTSDQDVNILNEHLDTAIKNIKNDDLAKSKQALQQFIIAWPNVESEISTRNGALYTKIEQKIPQYAGQLDEDNKDDIGSQLETLNQEIKSTISKTSYTFWDAALILLREGVEALLIIMALLTVTRKSEQTKASRWIVTGSVIGIVLSIALAFIFKAIFENLGSTRELTEGLVGIGSVILMIIVGIWLHSKSSLDSWQNFINKNMDKAMSTGSIVTFGLVAFLSVFREGAETIIFYLGIVGKISTWSLILGIIVASVILSLIAIFFNQITKWIPIHRLFLIMSLFIFILAFKILGVSIHTLQILNIVPQHTINHLPFIDLIGFYPTYETLIPQLALVILVVIYYTMSKKK
- the efeB gene encoding iron uptake transporter deferrochelatase/peroxidase subunit, producing the protein MSNNENHIARRDFLKLAGVGGAGLLIGSTGVGGTFLASQYFAKDKTGVKNKINFYGKYQSGITTEQQKHIYFVVLSINKMSILDVKEMFKVWTNYSVHLMNGEYVKEIGKNKMLPSPDTGETIGLDASRLSLTFGISPSFFEKVGLKKHKPDLLKDLPHFPKDQIDEDYSGGDICIQACSDDPQVNFHAIRNLIRVAKGEVSMKWSQAGFNSFEEKDGKKETPRNLFSFKDGTGNPNVQNKSDLNEYVFIQDGWAKNGSYLVARRIQMLLETWDRTALGEQEATFGRYRHSGAPIGKEKEFDTFDPDIKDKNGENLIEKESHVSLAKASKTNLLRRSFSYSDGINANTGAFDAGLLFLAFQKSPEQFIKIQNKMGAIDKLNEYITHRGSGIFLCLPGVQEGGYLGETLFNRI
- a CDS encoding NAD(P)/FAD-dependent oxidoreductase, with amino-acid sequence MFDCIAIGGGPAGLASALTLGRALKKTLVIDNNNARNKVTQHSHAFLTQDSVRPEELRAKGEHDVDQYDDVTRINDTVLNILKEEHNFIVETANQQYKAKKIMVCTGLRETLPEIEGLKESCGKSVFYCPWCDGYELKHKPLLVAVQPEHVKHMAMLINNWTDDIVISSRDFSLLTEEDKAFIESKHITLVESEVAEFKHHEGQINEVIFKNGERINRSGAIIGVKWDTDFEFLKASDIEREDNGKIKINELGESSIPGLFVAGESKDFMASQLIDAAANGNQVAKFVAMQIIMES